From Rhodovastum atsumiense, a single genomic window includes:
- a CDS encoding ABC transporter substrate-binding protein, which yields MPAPVARLPRRATLALPLILPLAAALPGRARAALPPITDAIGRQVRLSAPAGRIVLGFNYEEFTAIAGPAGWDRVVGFGRALWAGWRPASFSRYRAVIPRLDTLADVGNTDDNSFSLERVLSLRPDLVILPAWSYGVLGEQVAQLEALGIPVMVIDYNAQEPARHAASTIALGIVAGSEERGRALAAMYLDRVADIGRRIAGAPHRPRVYLELSQGGAGVVGNTYWQGMWGRIFDMVGADNIAAGRIPKAWGPLNPEYVLTADPEAIFIGGSSWVGRPNAVPTGFDADIATTRARLAPYARRQGWAELTAIRTGELHAIEHGLCRALYDYTAMQYIAKAIFPDRFTDIDPVEELRRYHAQYLPVRFEGTWMARLAPVGA from the coding sequence ATGCCTGCTCCCGTCGCGCGCCTGCCGCGCCGCGCCACCCTTGCCTTGCCGCTTATCCTGCCGCTGGCCGCCGCCCTGCCCGGACGCGCCCGTGCCGCCCTGCCGCCGATCACCGACGCGATCGGGCGGCAGGTGCGCCTGTCCGCTCCTGCCGGGCGCATCGTGCTCGGCTTCAACTACGAGGAATTCACCGCCATCGCCGGCCCCGCCGGCTGGGACCGCGTCGTCGGCTTCGGGCGGGCGCTCTGGGCCGGCTGGCGCCCCGCCAGCTTCAGTCGCTACCGGGCGGTGATCCCCCGGCTCGATACGCTCGCCGATGTCGGCAACACCGACGACAACAGCTTCAGCCTGGAACGCGTGCTGTCGCTGCGGCCCGACCTGGTGATCCTCCCCGCATGGTCGTACGGGGTGCTCGGGGAGCAGGTGGCGCAACTGGAGGCGCTCGGCATCCCGGTCATGGTCATCGACTACAACGCGCAGGAACCGGCGCGGCACGCCGCCAGCACCATCGCGCTCGGCATCGTTGCCGGCAGCGAGGAGCGTGGCCGTGCCCTTGCCGCGATGTATCTCGACCGGGTCGCCGACATCGGCCGCCGCATTGCCGGCGCCCCGCACCGTCCGCGGGTCTACCTGGAACTCAGCCAGGGTGGGGCCGGCGTGGTCGGCAACACCTACTGGCAGGGAATGTGGGGCCGCATCTTCGACATGGTGGGCGCGGACAACATCGCCGCCGGACGCATTCCCAAGGCCTGGGGGCCGCTCAATCCGGAATACGTGCTGACCGCCGATCCGGAGGCGATCTTCATCGGGGGCTCCTCCTGGGTCGGGCGCCCCAACGCGGTGCCCACCGGGTTCGATGCCGACATCGCCACCACCCGCGCCCGCCTCGCCCCCTACGCGCGTCGCCAGGGCTGGGCGGAGCTGACGGCGATCCGCACCGGGGAGCTGCATGCCATCGAGCACGGGTTGTGCCGGGCGCTGTACGACTACACGGCGATGCAGTACATCGCCAAGGCGATCTTCCCAGACCGGTTCACCGATATCGACCCGGTGGAGGAGCTGCGCCGCTACCACGCGCAATACCTGCCCGTCCGCTTCGAGGGCACCTGGATGGCGCGACTGGCGCCGGTGGGGGCATGA
- a CDS encoding DUF4328 domain-containing protein, producing the protein MPRHSHDRFHDLGGLTKWTGRLLQLAIAVCTVAVVWNVTTTIQLLRLGPAAEEDAASLTPLRLGTGLATGILLLAWTWSANRNAHGLGAAGLRFTPGWSAGWYVVPLANLWKPLQVLREIWQASSDPRHWKGEAVPTAITWWWRLVLSAAALAALATLGPAPEDVAGLVSSHLLIILTDIATIVAAGLLRVIITDIGRMQASHAERQGLIA; encoded by the coding sequence ATGCCTCGCCACAGTCATGACCGGTTCCACGATCTCGGCGGCCTGACGAAATGGACGGGCCGCCTGCTCCAGCTCGCCATCGCCGTCTGCACCGTGGCGGTGGTCTGGAACGTGACCACGACCATCCAGTTGCTGCGCCTCGGCCCGGCCGCCGAGGAAGATGCCGCCAGCCTGACGCCGCTGCGCCTCGGCACCGGGCTGGCGACGGGCATCCTGCTGCTGGCCTGGACCTGGTCGGCCAACCGCAACGCCCATGGCCTCGGCGCGGCGGGGCTGCGCTTCACCCCGGGCTGGTCGGCCGGGTGGTATGTCGTGCCGCTCGCCAATCTGTGGAAACCGCTGCAAGTGCTGCGGGAAATCTGGCAGGCCAGCAGCGATCCGCGCCACTGGAAAGGCGAAGCGGTGCCGACCGCGATCACCTGGTGGTGGCGGCTGGTGCTGAGCGCCGCCGCGCTTGCGGCCTTGGCCACGCTCGGGCCGGCCCCGGAGGACGTCGCCGGCCTGGTCAGCAGCCATCTGCTGATCATCCTCACCGACATCGCCACGATCGTCGCCGCGGGATTGCTGCGGGTGATCATCACCGATATCGGCCGCATGCAGGCCTCGCACGCCGAACGGCAGGGACTGATCGCCTGA
- a CDS encoding calcium-binding protein: MAFIIGTPRGDTLTGSNTADRILGLGGDDRLYGLAGDDLLDGAGGNDTIAAGSGTDQVVGGDGNDSLYLDGPQWPVAEGAGNDTGSGGRGNDSIWGDGGNDVMAGDDGQDTLDGFFGDDTIRGGTGNDRITGGPTEFRFQGVEDRDVLWGDAGDDFIEGGTDDDRLHGGPGRDTLDGGTGSDTLWGDSGSDTFLFGWSGNGGPDYLLDGMTDVVMDFTPGQDVLDLERLNAAYFTSYVDPPGAVVMVPTTHVFTFLGTAPFSGSGRPEMRYDVREGDVYVQLDAGFGTTRPDGIADQTIVLVGLDRLAVADVVL, from the coding sequence ATGGCGTTCATCATCGGCACGCCTCGGGGCGACACCCTCACCGGCAGCAACACGGCCGACCGGATCCTGGGCCTTGGCGGCGATGACCGCCTCTACGGCCTGGCCGGCGACGACCTGCTCGACGGGGCAGGGGGCAACGACACCATCGCCGCGGGCAGCGGCACCGACCAGGTGGTGGGCGGTGATGGCAACGACTCCCTCTATCTTGACGGGCCGCAATGGCCGGTCGCCGAGGGGGCCGGCAACGACACCGGATCCGGGGGCAGGGGCAACGATTCCATCTGGGGCGACGGCGGCAACGACGTCATGGCGGGCGATGACGGCCAGGATACTCTGGACGGGTTCTTCGGCGACGACACCATTCGCGGCGGCACGGGTAATGACCGCATCACCGGCGGGCCGACCGAGTTCCGCTTCCAGGGGGTCGAGGACCGTGACGTGCTCTGGGGCGACGCCGGGGACGATTTCATCGAGGGCGGCACCGACGATGACCGGCTGCATGGCGGTCCGGGCCGGGACACGCTCGATGGCGGCACCGGCTCCGACACGCTCTGGGGCGACAGCGGGTCCGACACCTTCCTGTTCGGCTGGAGCGGCAATGGCGGTCCGGACTACCTGCTCGATGGCATGACCGACGTGGTGATGGATTTCACCCCCGGGCAGGACGTGCTCGACCTCGAGCGGCTCAATGCTGCCTATTTCACTTCCTATGTCGACCCGCCCGGCGCGGTCGTGATGGTCCCCACCACTCACGTCTTCACGTTCCTCGGCACCGCCCCTTTCAGCGGCAGCGGGCGCCCGGAAATGCGCTACGACGTGCGTGAGGGCGACGTCTATGTCCAGCTCGACGCCGGCTTCGGGACCACCCGGCCCGATGGCATTGCGGACCAGACTATCGTGCTGGTCGGCCTCGATCGCCTGGCTGTTGCCGACGTCGTGCTCTGA
- a CDS encoding methyl-accepting chemotaxis protein, with translation MLSGIVVLMAGLQLRDRWDSYDRARLTYAAEATLAAAFGASGNLTIERGPVNRALLGAAPAGADMLREYTANRDASDAELSRLELLTRDLPELHGQVQAVRTRIQAARASAESQWAQPKPARPATIATTIMDEYGVAIAGLNRLIQERLNETMRLSPEAGSLLDIAEKGWEIRQAASITSLLLSDLLSAGRAATQDERDRINHTTGRIDQLWAEILDRSDDPAIPATTRNGIGFARDRYFGANSGLRNELVAAAFAGTPYPVGVDAWRKSAVEANASLMRIRDAALVDGQAAVEEIRATGLQGTIVTAAAILVVLGLTALAMVLFMRRVLTPIVRLSTVMSELAAGADRDIPYGDRGDEVGRMAGALSVFKEHTQRVARLTEEQKQAEARELAERRAMLLRMADDLETDIRQVVGAVGTAAGRMQDTAHAMAGMAGQTSTEASAMASASSDTTANVQSVAAATEEMSNSIQEINRQIAASTQVAAEAVEQANGAVSQVHGLTSAAGKIGEVVALISDIASKTNVLALNATIEAARAGQAGKGFSVVAAEVKTLATQTGNATAEIVSQINLMQRATQDTASVIGNVAGTIERMNQIATTIAAAMTEQGMATQEIAGNTQRAAESTTEIGRIIARVDKAAQQSSEASSQVAAMAGEVRTQTGALGSKVDGFLTRLRTA, from the coding sequence ATGCTATCCGGCATCGTCGTGCTGATGGCCGGCCTGCAACTACGGGATCGCTGGGATTCCTACGACCGGGCCCGCCTGACCTATGCCGCCGAGGCGACGCTGGCCGCCGCCTTCGGGGCCAGCGGCAACCTGACCATCGAGCGCGGGCCGGTGAACCGCGCCCTGCTCGGCGCCGCCCCGGCGGGCGCTGACATGCTGCGGGAATACACCGCCAACCGGGATGCCTCGGATGCGGAGCTCTCGCGGCTGGAGCTCCTCACCCGCGACCTGCCGGAGCTGCACGGCCAGGTGCAGGCGGTCCGCACCCGCATCCAGGCGGCGCGGGCCAGCGCCGAAAGCCAGTGGGCCCAGCCGAAGCCGGCGCGCCCCGCCACCATCGCCACCACCATCATGGATGAATACGGCGTCGCGATCGCCGGGCTGAACCGGCTGATCCAGGAACGCCTGAACGAGACGATGCGGCTCAGCCCGGAAGCCGGCAGCCTGCTCGACATCGCCGAGAAGGGCTGGGAAATCCGGCAGGCGGCGAGCATCACCTCGCTGCTGCTGTCGGACCTGCTCTCCGCCGGGCGCGCGGCCACGCAGGACGAACGCGACCGCATCAACCACACCACCGGCCGCATCGACCAGCTCTGGGCCGAGATCCTCGACCGCAGCGACGACCCGGCCATCCCGGCCACGACCCGCAACGGGATCGGGTTCGCGCGCGACCGTTACTTCGGCGCCAATAGCGGGCTGCGCAACGAGCTGGTCGCCGCCGCCTTCGCCGGCACGCCCTATCCGGTCGGCGTCGATGCCTGGCGCAAATCCGCGGTCGAGGCCAATGCCTCGCTGATGCGCATCCGCGACGCCGCCCTCGTCGACGGCCAGGCGGCGGTGGAGGAGATCCGCGCCACCGGCCTGCAGGGGACGATCGTGACGGCCGCGGCCATCCTGGTGGTGCTGGGGCTGACCGCGCTCGCCATGGTCCTGTTCATGCGGCGCGTGCTGACCCCGATCGTCCGCCTCTCCACCGTGATGTCCGAGCTCGCGGCCGGCGCGGACCGCGACATCCCCTATGGCGACCGCGGCGACGAGGTGGGCCGGATGGCCGGGGCGCTGTCCGTCTTCAAGGAACACACCCAGCGCGTGGCGCGGCTGACCGAGGAACAGAAGCAGGCGGAAGCGCGCGAACTCGCCGAGCGCCGCGCCATGCTGCTGCGCATGGCCGACGACCTGGAAACCGACATCAGGCAGGTGGTCGGCGCGGTGGGCACCGCCGCCGGGCGCATGCAGGACACCGCCCACGCCATGGCCGGGATGGCGGGCCAGACCAGCACCGAGGCTTCGGCCATGGCCTCCGCCTCGTCGGACACCACCGCCAACGTGCAGTCGGTCGCCGCCGCCACCGAGGAGATGTCCAACTCCATCCAGGAGATCAACCGGCAGATCGCCGCCTCGACGCAGGTGGCCGCGGAAGCGGTCGAGCAGGCGAACGGCGCGGTCAGCCAGGTGCACGGCCTGACCTCGGCGGCCGGCAAGATCGGCGAGGTGGTCGCGCTGATCAGCGACATCGCCAGCAAGACCAACGTGCTCGCGCTCAACGCCACCATCGAGGCGGCCCGCGCGGGGCAGGCCGGCAAGGGATTCAGCGTGGTCGCGGCGGAAGTGAAGACGCTGGCCACCCAGACCGGCAACGCCACCGCCGAGATCGTCTCGCAGATCAACCTGATGCAGCGGGCGACGCAGGACACCGCCAGCGTCATCGGCAACGTCGCCGGCACGATCGAGCGGATGAATCAGATCGCCACCACGATCGCCGCCGCGATGACCGAGCAGGGCATGGCGACGCAGGAAATCGCCGGTAACACCCAGCGCGCCGCCGAAAGCACCACCGAAATCGGCCGGATCATCGCCCGGGTCGATAAGGCGGCGCAGCAGAGTTCGGAGGCATCTTCCCAGGTCGCCGCCATGGCCGGCGAGGTGCGCACCCAGACCGGCGCGCTCGGCAGCAAGGTGGACGGGTTTCTCACCCGCCTGCGGACGGCCTGA
- a CDS encoding FecCD family ABC transporter permease: MNPRCAIRPAWAMEPLPAATGPAIAAWRAANARRAAVTLVALAGLGISFALDLATGPAMLKLPAVLAALAGQGDDPLVNAIVHTLRLPVALMAMVVGAALGLSGAVMQTILNNPLASSYTLGISAGAGFGAALAILAGAALPLPEAWAIPLAAFGFAALACAMVGGVGRLRGATPELLVLAGIACLFLFQALLSLLQFLASPEALQQIVFWLFGSLQRASLGKVGVVTLVLALVLPLLLRDAWRLTALQFGDERARALGVGVDGLRLRAFTAVSLLTGAAVAFVGTIGFIGLVAPHVARMLVGEDQRHMLPASAAFGALLLSAASVASKLILPGTVFPIGIVTALIGVPFFAWLVLARERRA; encoded by the coding sequence ATGAACCCGCGCTGTGCCATCCGGCCGGCCTGGGCGATGGAGCCCCTGCCGGCCGCAACCGGCCCCGCGATCGCGGCATGGCGGGCCGCCAATGCCAGGCGGGCGGCGGTGACGCTGGTTGCGCTGGCCGGGCTTGGGATCAGCTTCGCCCTCGACCTCGCCACCGGGCCGGCCATGCTGAAGCTGCCGGCGGTGCTGGCGGCGCTGGCCGGGCAGGGCGACGATCCCCTGGTCAACGCCATCGTCCACACGCTGCGCCTGCCGGTGGCGTTGATGGCGATGGTGGTCGGCGCCGCGCTCGGCCTGTCCGGGGCGGTGATGCAGACCATCCTGAACAATCCGCTGGCCAGCAGCTACACGCTGGGCATCTCGGCCGGGGCGGGGTTCGGGGCGGCGCTGGCGATCCTGGCCGGGGCGGCGCTGCCACTGCCCGAAGCCTGGGCCATTCCGCTCGCCGCCTTCGGTTTCGCCGCTCTGGCCTGCGCCATGGTGGGGGGCGTCGGCCGGCTGCGCGGGGCGACGCCGGAGCTGCTGGTGCTGGCCGGCATCGCCTGCCTGTTCCTGTTCCAGGCGCTGCTGTCGCTGCTGCAGTTCCTCGCCTCGCCCGAGGCGCTGCAGCAGATCGTGTTCTGGCTGTTCGGCAGCCTGCAGCGGGCCAGCCTGGGCAAGGTCGGGGTGGTGACGCTGGTGCTCGCTTTGGTGCTGCCGCTGCTGCTGCGCGACGCCTGGCGGCTGACCGCGCTGCAATTCGGCGACGAGCGGGCGCGGGCACTCGGGGTGGGGGTGGACGGGCTGCGGCTGCGCGCCTTCACCGCGGTGTCGCTGCTCACCGGCGCGGCGGTGGCCTTCGTCGGCACCATCGGCTTCATCGGGCTGGTGGCGCCGCATGTCGCCCGCATGCTGGTGGGCGAGGACCAGCGCCACATGCTGCCGGCCTCGGCTGCTTTCGGGGCGCTGCTGCTCTCGGCGGCGTCGGTGGCCAGCAAGCTGATCCTGCCCGGCACGGTGTTCCCGATCGGCATCGTCACCGCGCTGATCGGCGTGCCGTTCTTCGCCTGGCTGGTGCTGGCGCGGGAGCGACGGGCATGA
- a CDS encoding ABC transporter ATP-binding protein, translating into MRLRASGLSVRYGTRRAVDGVDLEAAPGEVLAILGANGSGKSTLLRAFAGLLPCQGELRWDEATRPPVTRIGYLPQDNAARPVLTGFEVVLLGRLRTLALRPSPADLAGAAAALEEVGAGAFATRRIGQLSGGQRQLVLLAQVLAGDPAVLLLDEPTSALDIAHQLQVLQLLRDATRRRGLTSLVVLHDINAALRFADRVAVMQAGRLVGTGRPADIARPAVLGEAFNVRVAVDHGSDGHPVVLPLRA; encoded by the coding sequence ATGAGGCTGCGGGCAAGCGGCCTGTCGGTGCGCTACGGCACCAGGCGGGCGGTGGACGGGGTTGACCTGGAGGCGGCCCCCGGCGAGGTGCTCGCCATCCTCGGTGCCAACGGCTCGGGCAAGTCGACGCTGCTGCGCGCCTTCGCCGGGCTGCTGCCCTGCCAGGGCGAGCTGCGCTGGGATGAGGCGACGCGCCCCCCGGTGACGCGCATCGGCTACCTGCCGCAGGACAACGCGGCCCGGCCGGTACTGACCGGGTTCGAGGTCGTGCTGCTGGGCCGGCTGCGCACGCTGGCGCTGCGGCCCTCGCCCGCGGACCTCGCCGGTGCGGCGGCGGCGCTGGAGGAAGTCGGCGCGGGCGCCTTCGCCACGCGGCGCATCGGCCAGCTCTCGGGCGGGCAACGCCAACTCGTGCTGCTGGCCCAGGTGCTGGCAGGCGACCCGGCGGTGCTGCTGCTCGACGAGCCGACCAGCGCACTCGACATCGCCCACCAGCTGCAGGTGCTGCAACTGCTGCGCGATGCCACGCGCCGGCGCGGGCTCACCAGCCTGGTCGTGCTGCACGACATCAACGCCGCCCTGCGCTTCGCCGACCGGGTGGCGGTGATGCAGGCCGGGCGGCTGGTGGGGACGGGGCGGCCCGCTGACATCGCGCGGCCGGCCGTGCTGG